From Nocardioides daedukensis, the proteins below share one genomic window:
- a CDS encoding 3'(2'),5'-bisphosphate nucleotidase CysQ, whose product MRSETQPRKGAPVPPAGALADDHAFAAWAATVAGEALLELRGSGLEGTELKDAGDLASHELLMELLATHAPDDSVLSEEEHRGTRSLHSRLTSSRVWIIDPVDGTREFSEPPRDDWAVHVALWQDGELVAGAVAQPGLGQTFHTGEPPVVPVSTALQPRIAVSRTRPPAFIDTLAQELGALLVPMGSAGAKVVSVARGLTDAYVHAGGQFEWDSAAPVAVARSAGLHASRIDGSPLLYNQADVMLPDLVVCRPELADPILAFLASHPTD is encoded by the coding sequence ATGAGGTCTGAGACGCAGCCGAGGAAGGGCGCTCCGGTCCCGCCGGCCGGGGCGCTGGCCGACGATCACGCGTTCGCGGCGTGGGCGGCGACCGTGGCCGGCGAGGCGCTCCTCGAGCTCCGTGGCTCGGGCCTCGAGGGCACTGAGCTCAAGGACGCCGGTGACCTGGCCTCGCACGAGCTGCTGATGGAGCTCCTCGCCACTCACGCACCCGATGACTCCGTGCTCTCCGAGGAGGAGCACCGGGGGACGAGGAGCCTCCACTCACGACTCACCTCCAGCAGGGTCTGGATCATCGATCCGGTCGACGGCACGAGGGAGTTCTCCGAGCCGCCGCGCGACGACTGGGCCGTCCACGTCGCCCTGTGGCAGGACGGGGAGCTCGTCGCGGGAGCCGTGGCACAGCCCGGCCTGGGCCAGACCTTCCACACCGGCGAGCCACCCGTCGTCCCGGTGTCCACGGCGCTCCAGCCGCGGATCGCGGTCTCGCGCACCCGGCCCCCGGCGTTCATCGACACGCTGGCCCAAGAACTCGGTGCCCTGCTGGTGCCGATGGGCTCGGCCGGGGCAAAGGTCGTCTCGGTGGCACGGGGCCTCACGGACGCCTACGTGCACGCCGGCGGCCAGTTCGAGTGGGACTCCGCGGCCCCGGTCGCGGTCGCCCGCAGCGCGGGGCTGCACGCCAGCCGGATCGACGGCTCGCCCCTGCTCTACAACCAGGCCGACGTGATGCTGCCCGACCTGGTCGTGTGCCGACCCGAGCTCGCCGACCCGATCCTCGCCTTCCTGGCATCCCACCCGACCGACTGA
- the cysD gene encoding sulfate adenylyltransferase subunit CysD: MTVVYEQTHLDRLESESVQIFREVAATEEKPGLLFSGGKDSVVMLHLAMKAFWPAQMPFPVMHVDTGQNFDEVLDFRDRTVEQHGLRLIVASVQDDIDAGRSHEDHAGAPRNRLQTATLLRGIVENGFGAVFGGARRDEEKARAKERVFSFRDEFGQWDPRNQRPELWSLYNGRHRKGENIRVFPLSNWTELDIWSYIEREGIELPQMYYARKRTVVERDGMLLEVNRFVEPLPGEVPFEAMTRFRTVGDATCTGCVESDAATPADVVAEVAAARVTERGATRADDRVSEAGMEDRKKEGYF; this comes from the coding sequence ACAGTCGTCTACGAGCAGACGCACCTGGACCGCCTGGAGTCCGAATCGGTGCAGATCTTCCGCGAGGTGGCAGCGACCGAGGAGAAGCCCGGTCTGCTGTTCTCCGGCGGCAAGGACTCCGTGGTCATGCTGCACCTGGCCATGAAGGCGTTCTGGCCCGCCCAGATGCCGTTCCCGGTGATGCACGTCGACACCGGCCAGAACTTCGACGAGGTCCTCGACTTCCGCGACCGCACGGTCGAGCAGCACGGGCTGCGGCTCATCGTCGCCAGCGTCCAGGACGACATCGACGCCGGGCGCTCCCACGAGGACCACGCCGGCGCCCCCCGCAACCGCCTCCAGACGGCCACCCTCCTGCGCGGCATCGTGGAGAACGGCTTCGGTGCCGTCTTCGGCGGCGCCCGCCGGGACGAGGAGAAGGCCCGGGCCAAGGAGCGGGTCTTCTCGTTCCGTGACGAGTTCGGCCAGTGGGATCCGCGCAATCAGCGACCCGAGCTGTGGAGCCTCTACAACGGCCGCCACCGCAAGGGCGAGAACATCCGGGTCTTCCCGCTCTCCAACTGGACCGAGCTGGACATCTGGTCCTACATCGAGCGGGAGGGCATCGAGCTCCCGCAGATGTACTACGCCCGCAAGCGCACCGTCGTCGAGCGCGACGGGATGTTGCTCGAGGTCAACCGGTTCGTCGAGCCGCTGCCCGGCGAGGTCCCGTTCGAGGCGATGACCCGCTTCCGCACCGTCGGCGACGCCACGTGCACCGGGTGCGTCGAGTCCGATGCCGCCACGCCCGCCGACGTGGTCGCCGAGGTCGCCGCCGCCCGGGTGACCGAGCGCGGCGCCACCAGGGCGGACGACCGGGTCTCCGAGGCCGGCATGGAAGACCGCAAGAAGGAAGGCTATTTCTGA
- the cysC gene encoding adenylyl-sulfate kinase, producing the protein MSKLLRIATAGSVDDGKSTLIGRLLHDSKAIFSDQLEAVTVSSRARGSDQPDLALLTDGLRAEREQGITIDVAYRYFATPRRKFIIADTPGHLQYTRNMVTGASTADVAIILIDARHGVIEQSRRHAFLATLLAIPHLVVCINKMDLVDFSQEVYEGIRTEFEQFAAKLEVGDLSFIPISALTGDNVVTRSEAMPWYAAAPLLDQLENLHIASDRNLIDVRLPVQCVIRPHQSRDTTLHDFRGYAGTLAGGVITVGDEVTVLPVGRTTTVSAVWGPGGTALDQAFAGQAVTVELADDIDISRGDLICRPQNRPFVGQDIDAMVCWLTEESTLDPSRRYTLQHTTRSTRATVETVDYRLDVNTLHRDTAADSLGLNEIGRITLRTQQPLLFDSYRRSRETGSFILIDETTNSTVAAGMITGPTLQDDNIVWQDGAVERGDRPAPSTGAGMTLWLTGLSGSGKSTIAVETERLLTKRGRAAYLLDGDNLRHGLNADLGFSVADRAENVRRTGEVARILADSGQVAIVALVSPDGAARERVRRAHEAAGLRFVEVFVDTPLEVCERRDPKGLHARARAGEITDFTGVDAPYNVPANPEVRLPAGDGSVEELARRLVAVVHEV; encoded by the coding sequence ATGAGCAAGCTCCTGCGCATTGCCACCGCCGGCTCCGTCGACGACGGGAAGTCCACCCTGATCGGGCGGCTCCTCCATGACTCGAAGGCGATCTTCTCCGACCAGCTGGAAGCGGTCACCGTCTCGAGCAGGGCCCGCGGGTCCGACCAACCCGACCTCGCCCTGCTCACCGACGGCCTGCGCGCCGAGCGGGAGCAGGGGATCACAATCGACGTGGCCTACCGCTACTTCGCGACTCCCCGGCGCAAGTTCATCATCGCCGACACCCCGGGGCACCTGCAGTACACCCGCAACATGGTCACCGGTGCCTCGACGGCCGACGTGGCGATCATCCTGATCGACGCCCGGCACGGCGTGATCGAGCAGTCCCGTCGACATGCCTTCCTGGCCACCCTGCTGGCGATCCCGCACCTGGTGGTCTGCATCAACAAGATGGACCTCGTCGACTTCTCCCAGGAGGTCTATGAGGGGATCCGGACCGAGTTCGAGCAGTTCGCGGCCAAGCTGGAGGTCGGCGACCTGTCCTTCATCCCGATCAGCGCACTCACGGGCGACAACGTGGTCACCCGCAGCGAGGCGATGCCCTGGTACGCCGCCGCGCCGCTCCTCGACCAGCTCGAGAACCTGCACATCGCCTCCGACCGCAACCTCATCGACGTACGCCTTCCCGTGCAGTGCGTCATCCGCCCGCACCAGTCGCGCGACACCACGCTGCACGACTTCCGTGGCTATGCCGGCACGCTGGCCGGCGGCGTGATCACGGTGGGCGACGAGGTGACGGTGCTGCCGGTGGGCCGCACCACCACGGTCTCCGCGGTCTGGGGGCCCGGCGGCACGGCGCTGGACCAGGCGTTCGCCGGCCAGGCCGTCACGGTCGAGCTCGCCGACGACATCGACATCTCGCGCGGCGACCTGATCTGCCGCCCGCAGAACCGGCCCTTCGTCGGGCAGGACATCGACGCGATGGTCTGCTGGCTCACCGAGGAGTCGACCCTCGACCCCTCGCGCCGCTACACGCTCCAGCACACGACCCGGTCGACCCGCGCGACGGTCGAGACGGTGGACTATCGCCTCGACGTCAACACGCTGCACCGGGACACCGCCGCCGACTCTCTCGGGCTCAACGAGATCGGCCGCATCACGCTGCGCACCCAGCAGCCGCTGCTCTTCGACTCCTACCGCCGCAGCAGGGAGACCGGCTCCTTCATCCTGATCGACGAGACCACGAACAGCACCGTCGCAGCGGGGATGATCACCGGCCCCACGCTGCAGGACGACAACATCGTCTGGCAGGACGGGGCGGTCGAGCGTGGAGACCGGCCGGCGCCGTCGACCGGGGCGGGGATGACACTGTGGCTCACCGGTCTCTCCGGATCCGGGAAGTCCACGATCGCGGTCGAGACCGAGCGGCTCCTGACCAAGCGCGGTCGGGCGGCCTACCTCCTCGACGGTGACAACCTGAGGCACGGCCTCAACGCCGACCTGGGGTTCTCGGTCGCCGACCGCGCCGAGAACGTACGTCGTACGGGCGAGGTGGCCAGGATCCTGGCCGACTCCGGACAGGTGGCCATCGTCGCGCTCGTCTCGCCCGACGGTGCCGCCCGGGAGCGGGTGCGCCGGGCCCACGAGGCGGCAGGACTCCGCTTCGTGGAGGTCTTCGTCGACACCCCGCTCGAGGTCTGCGAACGCCGCGATCCCAAGGGACTCCATGCCCGCGCCCGCGCCGGCGAGATCACCGACTTCACCGGGGTGGACGCGCCGTACAACGTCCCGGCGAACCCCGAGGTGCGGCTCCCGGCCGGCGACGGATCGGTGGAGGAGCTGGCCCGTCGGCTCGTGGCGGTCGTCCATGAGGTCTGA